One Hordeum vulgare subsp. vulgare chromosome 4H, MorexV3_pseudomolecules_assembly, whole genome shotgun sequence DNA window includes the following coding sequences:
- the LOC123446621 gene encoding uncharacterized protein LOC123446621: MDDPQQAEMAPPEDAPAGAPARPLPHSVRGVFVNYIDYRRPRFFARPSARPAVDYGDLDFLPDYSRGYNSILDHCNGLLLYGNAWLYCVANPATRRWARLPRMDANDYVPYLVFDPALSHGYEVLLIRREPEKPKKFDLIEFLSLLDDVSGVEEDTENEGQGEPAVEPLPLMQSIDDLHRLTEWPPSEWTLPVFSLATGEWQERSFVREGEAVKTMASMQLDAVQPMEWGPRWRYSVYWRGALYVHCRGGFVARLSLSDDRYLVFNTPVDVEESKHARPYLGKSEKGVYFATVHKYNNLLRVWNLTESSGQLDWVLKHTIELDESTLWAAARFYQHKIKGPWILEDDNNDDVKNKILPLKENIEWNSDDDNVMSDEGGCEDQYGHIYFLGFHPYKEVIFLGLSFIGVAYHLNSSKVQYLGKLHPKDYCTTYSNGIYESFMYTPCMVGEL; encoded by the exons ATGGATGATCCGCAGCAAGCAGAAATGGCTCCGCCGGAAGACGCGCCGGCCGGCGCccccgcgcgccccctgccgcacTCGGTGCGCGGCGTCTTCGTCAACTACATCGACTACAGGCGGCCACGGTTCTTCGCCCGTCCCTCGGCGCGCCCCGCGGTCGACTACGGCGACCTCGACTTCCTCCCCGACTACAGCCGGGGGtacaactccatcctggatcactgCAACGGCCTCCTGCTCTACGGCAACGCTTGGCTGTACTGCGTGGCGAACCCGGCCACAAGGCGTTGGGCGCGTCTCCCGCGCATGGACGCCAACGACTACGTCCCGTACCTGGTCTTCGACCCCGCCCTGTCGCATGGCTACGAGGTGTTGCTGATCCGCCGCGAGCCCGAGAAGCCCAAGAAGTTCGACCTCATCGAGTTTCTGTCTTTGCTGGATGATGTATCGGGTGTCGAGGAGGACACGGAGAATGAGGGCCAAGGTGAACCGGCTGTGGAACCTTTGCCATTAATGCAGTCCATCGATGACTTGCATCGTTTGACGGAGTGGCCACCGTCAGAATGGACGCTACCTGTGTTCTCATTGGCTACTGGAGAGTGGCAGGAGAGGTCATTTGTCCGGGAAGGAGAGGCTGTCAAGACCATGGCCAGTATGCAACTGGATGCAGTACAACCGATGGAATGGGGCCCAAGATGGCGTTACAGTGTGTATTGGCGAGGAGCGCTTTACGTCCATTGTCGTGGTGGATTTGTTGCAAG GCTATCTTTATCAGATGATAGATACCTGGTATTTAATACACCCGTAGATGTTGAGGAAAGCAAACATGCACGTCCTTATCTTGGTAAGTCGGAAAAAGGAGTGTACTTTGCGACAGTTCACAAGTACAACAACCTTCTTCGCGTTTGGAACCTCACTGAATCAAGTGGTCAACTAGATTGGGTACTAAAGCATACTATCGAGCTTGATGAATCTACTTTGTGGGCCGCCGCGCGTTTCTACCAACACAAGATTAAGGGACCTTGGATCTTAGAGGACGATAACAATGATGATGTCAAAAACAAGATACTGCCGCTAAAAGAAAACATTGAATGGAACTCCGATGATGATAATGTAATGAGTGATGAAGGTGGTTGTGAAGATCAGTATGGTCATATTTATTTCTTGGGTTTTCACCCGTATAAAGAGGTAATTTTCTTAGGGTTATCATTTATAGGAGTGGCTTATCATTTGAATAGCTCGAAAGTCCAGTACCTCGGAAAACTACACCCCAAAGATTACTGCACAACATATTCGAATGGCATATATGAATCATTTATGTACACCCCATGCATGGTTGGGGAGCTTTGA